The Vicinamibacteria bacterium genome has a window encoding:
- a CDS encoding response regulator transcription factor, which produces MLEELGRWLLPSGIPYERIRLAYSLAPRPGPLVMKRGSVCVVDACFPPAGTESLVSTVLSGSPDARILVAAEELTEAFAFPLLRLGVKGLMTYAHTRRELLPALAAVAKGGYWVPRGLLSRFLDVLLAKVPAPPVPHTILSRREQDVLELLLQNLANKEIAGRLNISERTVKFHVSNLLAKFSVQRRADLILHSFQSHSIPPQPGRASLEDTAPHVPRFTPPRVAG; this is translated from the coding sequence GTGCTGGAGGAGCTAGGTCGTTGGCTCCTGCCTTCCGGGATCCCGTACGAGAGGATCCGTCTCGCCTACTCCCTGGCCCCCCGACCCGGTCCCCTCGTCATGAAGCGTGGCTCGGTTTGCGTCGTGGACGCCTGCTTCCCCCCGGCAGGAACGGAGTCCCTGGTCTCCACGGTCCTGTCCGGCTCCCCCGACGCCCGGATCCTGGTCGCGGCCGAGGAGCTCACGGAAGCCTTCGCCTTCCCTCTGCTGCGCCTGGGAGTGAAGGGGCTCATGACCTATGCCCACACCCGGCGGGAGCTCCTCCCCGCCCTGGCCGCGGTCGCCAAGGGCGGTTACTGGGTTCCCCGCGGCTTGCTCTCACGCTTCCTGGACGTGCTTCTGGCCAAGGTGCCGGCGCCGCCCGTGCCCCACACCATCCTCAGCCGGCGCGAGCAGGACGTGCTGGAGCTCCTCCTTCAGAACCTGGCCAACAAGGAGATCGCGGGGAGACTGAACATCTCGGAGCGCACGGTGAAGTTTCACGTCTCGAACCTGCTCGCCAAGTTCTCGGTCCAACGGCGCGCCGACCTGATCCTCCACTCCTTCCAGTCCCATTCGATTCCCCCTCAACCGGGGCGTGCAAGTCTGGAGGACACGGCCCCCCACGTCCCGCGATTCACGCCGCCCCGCGTGGCCGGCTGA
- a CDS encoding phosphoribosylanthranilate isomerase: MKICCIRSVTEAWMAIRHGASALGLVSEMPSGPGVIAEETIAEIARTVPPGVGSFLLTSRQDAASIIEQQRRLRVSTLQICDRLTSGRHRDLRAALPGIGIVQVVHVVGPESVAEAVGVAPEVDAILLDSGNPGRAVKELGGTGRRHDWRLSRRIREAVAVPIFLAGGLDPDNVAEAVAEVGPFALDVCSGLRTGGELDENKVSRFFAAIAS; encoded by the coding sequence GTGAAGATCTGCTGCATACGCAGCGTGACCGAGGCTTGGATGGCCATCCGCCACGGCGCCTCCGCCCTGGGCCTGGTCTCCGAGATGCCGAGCGGGCCGGGCGTGATCGCGGAGGAGACGATTGCTGAGATCGCGCGCACCGTCCCGCCTGGGGTGGGGTCCTTCCTGCTCACCAGCCGACAGGATGCAGCGTCCATCATCGAGCAACAGCGAAGGCTGCGCGTCAGCACCCTGCAGATCTGCGATCGTCTGACATCGGGCCGCCACCGCGACCTGCGCGCGGCCTTGCCAGGCATCGGGATCGTGCAGGTGGTCCATGTCGTCGGCCCGGAATCGGTTGCGGAGGCGGTCGGGGTGGCTCCTGAAGTGGACGCGATTCTTCTCGACTCCGGAAACCCGGGCCGAGCCGTGAAGGAGCTGGGGGGTACCGGACGCCGGCACGACTGGCGGCTCAGCCGGCGCATCCGGGAGGCGGTCGCGGTCCCCATCTTCCTTGCCGGAGGTCTCGACCCCGACAACGTGGCCGAGGCCGTGGCTGAGGTCGGGCCCTTCGCGCTGGACGTCTGCTCCGGGCTGCGCACGGGCGGAGAGCTGGACGAGAACAAAGTATCTCGATTTTTCGCGGCCATCGCGTCCTGA
- a CDS encoding lipase maturation factor family protein produces the protein MGGTAWLFLRLLGLTYLVAFLSLAGQVQGLIGPQGLLPAAGLLDSLSARLGPERFWLLPTVFWLGAGEAALRAGALAGILLSLLLVVGVLPLPTLGLLWALYLSFTNVGQVFLGYQWDSLLLEAGFLALFLAPPRLYPRPGRESEPSLLALWLLRFLLFRLMLSSGLVKLESGDPSWWGLTALRVHYETQPLPTWVAWWAHQLPPWFHTLSGVLMFVAELGVPFLLFAPRRLRIAGAAALAGFQLLIAATGNYGFFNLLTIVLCVLALDDLALPSRLRARLSAPGARPPRPWPVWLLAPVAALVVFVSLAQMAGRAGRDLPWPSAALALFRTVAPFRTINPYGLFAVMTTSRPEIVVEGSSDGETWRAYEFRWKAGDVTRAPAFVAPHQPRLDWQMWFAALESCEDNPWFVRFLVKLLEGSPPVLGLLGTNPFPDRPPRFVRAVLYDYRFTRPARPWSERAWWTRERTGLYCPVLSREGE, from the coding sequence GTGGGCGGCACGGCCTGGCTGTTCCTGCGTCTCCTCGGCCTGACCTACCTCGTCGCCTTTCTCTCCCTTGCCGGGCAGGTGCAGGGTCTCATCGGTCCCCAGGGCCTGCTCCCGGCGGCGGGCTTGCTCGACTCCCTCTCCGCTCGCCTCGGGCCTGAACGTTTTTGGCTCTTGCCCACCGTGTTCTGGCTCGGGGCGGGGGAGGCCGCCTTGCGGGCCGGCGCCCTCGCGGGCATCCTTCTTTCCCTGCTGCTGGTGGTGGGCGTCCTGCCCCTGCCGACCCTGGGCTTGCTCTGGGCCCTTTATCTGTCGTTCACGAACGTGGGCCAGGTCTTCCTGGGATATCAGTGGGACAGCCTGCTCCTCGAAGCAGGCTTCCTGGCCCTGTTCCTAGCGCCCCCCCGCCTGTATCCGCGGCCGGGGCGGGAGTCCGAGCCGTCGCTGCTCGCCCTCTGGCTGCTTCGCTTTCTGCTCTTCCGGTTGATGCTGAGCTCGGGTCTGGTGAAGCTCGAGAGCGGCGATCCGTCGTGGTGGGGGCTCACCGCCCTTCGCGTCCACTACGAGACGCAGCCCTTGCCCACCTGGGTCGCGTGGTGGGCGCACCAGCTCCCCCCGTGGTTCCACACCCTCTCGGGCGTGCTCATGTTCGTGGCGGAGCTGGGAGTGCCGTTCCTCCTTTTCGCGCCGCGGCGGCTGCGAATCGCGGGGGCGGCGGCTCTGGCCGGCTTCCAGCTCCTGATCGCGGCCACCGGCAACTACGGCTTCTTCAACCTCCTGACCATCGTCCTCTGTGTGCTGGCCCTCGACGACCTTGCCCTGCCCTCTCGCCTGCGTGCGCGGCTCTCCGCCCCCGGAGCGCGCCCACCCCGACCCTGGCCGGTCTGGCTCCTCGCGCCGGTGGCCGCGCTCGTCGTGTTCGTATCCCTGGCCCAGATGGCGGGACGCGCCGGCCGCGACCTCCCCTGGCCCTCCGCGGCCCTCGCCCTCTTCCGCACGGTGGCACCGTTCCGCACCATCAACCCCTACGGCCTTTTTGCCGTCATGACGACCTCGCGCCCGGAGATCGTGGTGGAGGGGAGCTCGGACGGGGAGACCTGGAGGGCCTACGAGTTCAGGTGGAAAGCGGGCGACGTCACGCGCGCCCCGGCCTTCGTCGCCCCCCACCAGCCGCGGCTGGACTGGCAGATGTGGTTCGCCGCCCTCGAGTCCTGCGAGGACAACCCCTGGTTCGTGCGCTTCTTAGTGAAACTGCTCGAAGGCTCGCCGCCGGTCCTGGGCCTGCTCGGCACGAACCCCTTTCCGGACCGCCCCCCGCGCTTCGTGCGCGCGGTGCTCTACGACTACCGCTTCACCCGCCCGGCCCGGCCTTGGAGCGAGCGCGCCTGGTGGACCCGCGAGCGGACGGGTCTCTACTGCCCGGTGCTGTCGCGTGAAGGCGAGTGA
- a CDS encoding HIT family protein, producing the protein MATPTRAGCAFCAIVDGRSEALFVLEDETAVAFLDHRPLFPGHCLLVPRAHHETLLDLPPGLVAPLFLAARLLARAVQEAMSAEGTFVALNNRVSQSVPHLHVHVVPRRFKDGLRGFFWPRQKYESAEAMRLTQTAVAGSVRALLSGAHSPSRDSTGQ; encoded by the coding sequence GTGGCGACCCCCACCCGCGCCGGCTGCGCGTTCTGCGCGATCGTGGACGGCCGGTCGGAGGCCCTTTTCGTCCTGGAAGACGAGACCGCGGTGGCCTTTCTGGATCACCGTCCGCTCTTTCCCGGCCATTGCCTGCTCGTGCCCCGGGCCCACCATGAGACCCTGCTCGACCTGCCCCCGGGCCTCGTGGCCCCGCTCTTTCTGGCCGCGCGCCTCCTCGCCCGGGCCGTCCAGGAGGCGATGTCCGCGGAGGGGACCTTCGTGGCCCTCAACAACCGGGTGAGCCAAAGCGTCCCCCATCTCCACGTCCACGTCGTGCCGCGCCGCTTCAAGGACGGCCTGCGGGGGTTCTTCTGGCCCCGTCAAAAGTACGAGAGCGCGGAAGCCATGCGCCTCACCCAGACCGCGGTCGCGGGGTCAGTGCGGGCCCTCCTCTCCGGCGCTCACTCGCCTTCACGCGACAGCACCGGGCAGTAG